From Anaerohalosphaera lusitana, one genomic window encodes:
- a CDS encoding glutamate synthase subunit beta — protein MADPKGFLKHKRQSVSYRPVEERVKDFNELEIPLTPDDLKNQASRCVDCGIPFCHGAGCPLGNRIPEFNELVYKGRWQLACEVLHSTNNFPEFTGRVCPALCEAACTLGINDEPVTVRHIELQIIEKGFENGWIEPVLPERKTGKKVAVIGSGPAGLTIAQQLARKGHDVVVFEKDEQAGGLLRYGIPNFKLDKGVIDRRLKQLEAEGVQFQTGVEVGKDISSRYLEKLFDAVCITMGAGEPRDLGVPGRGYDNIMFAMDYLGAQNQLLCGEIERSDLPNARNKKVVVIGGGDTGSDCVGTARRQGAKEIYQLEILPKPSADRPDETPWPFWPKIMRTSSSHEEGCERMWSTMTKSFEGYGTRVTQLKACKVEWIEHRGGWKVKEVPDSEFTISADLVLLAMGFVHVDHTGLVKDLDLELDSRGNIVTKEGQTSVPWVFSAGDSVSGASLVVNAIKDGREVAASIDEWLNSNES, from the coding sequence ATGGCTGACCCAAAAGGATTCCTTAAACATAAACGGCAATCTGTTTCTTACAGACCTGTCGAGGAACGTGTCAAAGATTTTAATGAACTCGAGATCCCGCTTACGCCGGACGACCTTAAGAACCAGGCGTCTCGCTGCGTGGACTGCGGCATTCCGTTCTGTCATGGTGCGGGCTGTCCGCTAGGCAATCGCATACCTGAATTCAATGAGCTCGTGTATAAGGGCAGGTGGCAGCTTGCATGTGAAGTTCTGCACAGCACTAACAATTTTCCGGAATTCACCGGGCGAGTATGCCCCGCCTTGTGCGAAGCTGCATGCACACTGGGCATAAATGACGAGCCGGTAACTGTACGCCATATCGAACTGCAGATCATAGAAAAGGGCTTCGAAAATGGCTGGATTGAACCGGTCTTGCCCGAACGAAAGACGGGCAAAAAAGTTGCGGTCATCGGTTCGGGTCCTGCAGGCTTGACAATCGCTCAACAGCTCGCCCGAAAGGGTCATGATGTGGTCGTCTTCGAAAAGGATGAACAGGCGGGCGGCTTACTTCGATACGGCATACCGAATTTCAAGCTGGATAAGGGCGTCATTGACCGTCGACTAAAACAGCTTGAAGCCGAGGGCGTTCAGTTCCAGACCGGCGTCGAAGTCGGCAAGGACATTTCTTCGCGATACCTGGAAAAACTGTTCGATGCGGTATGCATCACAATGGGTGCGGGCGAGCCGCGCGACCTGGGAGTACCGGGCAGAGGCTACGATAACATCATGTTTGCAATGGACTATCTCGGCGCCCAGAATCAACTGCTCTGCGGAGAGATCGAAAGATCTGACCTGCCCAATGCCAGGAACAAAAAAGTCGTCGTCATCGGCGGCGGCGACACAGGCAGCGACTGTGTCGGCACGGCACGGCGCCAGGGCGCAAAGGAGATCTACCAGCTTGAGATCCTGCCCAAGCCGTCCGCTGACAGACCCGATGAGACTCCCTGGCCCTTCTGGCCAAAGATCATGCGAACTTCATCTTCGCACGAGGAGGGCTGTGAGCGGATGTGGAGCACAATGACCAAATCCTTCGAAGGGTACGGCACACGTGTAACACAGCTCAAGGCCTGCAAGGTTGAATGGATCGAACATAGAGGCGGCTGGAAAGTCAAAGAAGTCCCTGACAGCGAATTCACCATATCTGCGGACCTCGTTCTCCTTGCTATGGGATTCGTACACGTCGACCACACCGGCCTGGTAAAGGATCTAGATCTGGAACTGGACAGCCGAGGCAACATCGTCACTAAAGAAGGCCAAACCAGCGTCCCGTGGGTCTTCTCAGCAGGTGACTCAGTAAGCGGCGCTTCACTCGTTGTCAACGCCATCAAAGACGGTCGCGAAGTCGCAGCAAGCATAGATGAATGGCTTAACAGCAACGAGTCATAA
- a CDS encoding glutamine synthetase III translates to MSDCFLPTTEVFGSNVFNDSCMRERLPKNIYKAFRRTIENREPLAHEVADVIANAMKDWAIEKGATHFCHWFQPMTGLTAEKHDSFISPTSEGKVLMEFSGKELTKGEPDASSFPSGGLRATFEARGYTAWDCTSPVFVKEDGKNITLHIPSAFCSYNGDALDKKTPLLRSMDSLDKQGMRVLRALGNTTSNHVEATLGPEQEYFLIDKEYFEKRLDLVLAKRTLFGAPSPRGQEMDDHYFGTLHERVASFMHEVNTELWKLGVSAKTQHNEVSPAQYEIAPVFTTVNVATDHNQLTMEVLEQVALRHDFVCLLNEKPFAGVNGSGKHVNWSACTDDGINLLEPGTTPHDNMVFLLFLSAVIRGVDKYAKLMRASVANTGNEHRLGANEAPPAIVSIFLGDQLMDIFEQLANGGAKSSKQGGNLKLGASTLPNLPKDCTDRNRTSPFAFTGNKFEFRMPGSTQSSAGPAYVINTIVADVLAEFAEELEASDDMEKTLEEILARVAKDHKHVIFNGDNYTDDWVKEAEKRGLPNMPSTVEAFKSIPDKEHVELFERQKVLTERELHARTEILLEAYGHEKAIEAKSMVNMAKRQIMPAAVEYAERLASSINAVTSAGVTSTSQKKMLEKFCSLIDALDDSTAKLEVAVAEAAQIEDIPEKAEYYRDKVVAAMTAVRSVADEIETVVDAKIWPLPTYAEMLFLK, encoded by the coding sequence ATGAGTGATTGTTTTCTACCAACAACAGAAGTATTCGGATCGAACGTTTTCAACGATTCATGCATGCGGGAACGGCTCCCAAAGAATATCTACAAGGCCTTTCGAAGAACCATCGAGAACCGTGAGCCGTTGGCACATGAAGTCGCAGATGTAATTGCCAATGCAATGAAGGACTGGGCGATCGAGAAAGGCGCAACTCACTTCTGTCACTGGTTCCAGCCGATGACAGGGCTTACCGCTGAAAAGCATGATTCGTTCATCTCGCCGACGTCCGAGGGCAAGGTACTTATGGAGTTCAGCGGAAAAGAGCTTACCAAGGGCGAACCCGATGCGAGCTCATTCCCCTCAGGCGGCCTTAGAGCAACATTTGAAGCACGTGGTTACACCGCATGGGACTGCACTTCGCCTGTATTCGTCAAAGAGGACGGCAAGAACATCACCCTGCACATTCCTTCGGCATTCTGTTCCTACAACGGCGATGCTCTCGACAAGAAGACTCCTCTGCTTCGTTCGATGGACTCCCTCGATAAGCAGGGAATGAGGGTGTTGCGAGCGTTGGGAAACACCACCTCAAACCATGTTGAAGCTACCCTGGGTCCTGAGCAGGAATACTTCCTGATCGATAAGGAATACTTCGAAAAGCGTCTTGACCTCGTTCTGGCCAAGAGAACGCTCTTCGGTGCCCCCTCGCCTCGCGGACAGGAAATGGACGACCACTACTTCGGCACACTGCACGAAAGAGTTGCTTCTTTCATGCACGAAGTCAACACTGAACTGTGGAAACTGGGCGTCTCAGCTAAGACACAGCACAATGAAGTATCACCGGCTCAGTACGAGATCGCTCCCGTGTTCACCACAGTCAACGTGGCGACCGACCACAACCAACTGACGATGGAAGTGCTTGAACAGGTTGCACTGCGACACGACTTTGTCTGTCTGCTGAATGAGAAGCCATTTGCCGGTGTGAACGGTTCAGGTAAGCACGTAAACTGGAGTGCATGCACAGATGACGGTATCAACCTCCTCGAGCCAGGCACAACACCGCATGACAACATGGTTTTCCTGCTGTTCCTCAGTGCGGTAATCCGCGGTGTTGACAAGTATGCAAAACTTATGCGTGCCAGTGTGGCAAACACAGGCAACGAACACCGCCTGGGTGCAAACGAGGCACCACCTGCCATCGTTTCAATATTCCTCGGCGATCAACTAATGGACATTTTCGAGCAGCTCGCTAATGGCGGCGCAAAGTCCTCCAAACAGGGTGGAAACCTCAAGCTTGGTGCATCCACACTGCCGAATCTGCCCAAGGATTGTACCGATCGTAACAGAACTTCGCCGTTCGCATTTACAGGCAACAAGTTCGAGTTCAGGATGCCCGGTTCTACGCAATCGTCAGCGGGACCTGCTTATGTCATCAACACCATCGTAGCAGATGTTCTTGCAGAGTTTGCAGAGGAACTGGAAGCTTCCGATGATATGGAGAAGACGCTGGAAGAAATCCTGGCAAGAGTCGCTAAGGATCACAAGCATGTAATCTTCAACGGCGACAACTATACTGACGACTGGGTAAAAGAAGCAGAGAAACGTGGTCTTCCGAATATGCCTTCCACAGTTGAAGCTTTTAAGTCTATCCCGGACAAGGAGCACGTCGAGCTGTTCGAGCGTCAAAAGGTTCTCACAGAAAGAGAGCTGCATGCAAGAACCGAGATACTTCTGGAAGCATACGGCCATGAAAAGGCCATTGAAGCAAAGTCTATGGTCAACATGGCAAAAAGGCAGATCATGCCCGCAGCCGTTGAATATGCCGAGAGGCTGGCAAGCAGCATTAACGCGGTAACCAGCGCAGGCGTCACGAGCACCTCTCAAAAGAAAATGCTCGAGAAGTTCTGCTCTCTGATCGATGCTCTGGATGACAGCACTGCAAAGCTGGAAGTCGCTGTTGCTGAAGCTGCACAGATCGAAGATATTCCGGAAAAGGCTGAGTATTACCGCGACAAGGTTGTCGCAGCTATGACGGCCGTCAGAAGTGTTGCAGACGAGATTGAGACTGTCGTTGACGCTAAAATCTGGCCCTTGCCGACCTATGCGGAGATGCTTTTCTTAAAATAA
- a CDS encoding DUF3179 domain-containing protein codes for MAAHVKKYILVLVVVSAFLCVLITARSYQSKYSWAYGEVNLAGWRTNVDKSVIALGELVQVGIGKESETALRDPWFETAGSASFWVEDTEPVLVTSIGDTAKAYPLQILVWHQIVNDEINGVNIAVTYCPLCSTAVVYGRDLNDSVYDFYVSGFVRYGNFVMYDDSTETLWQQYTGQGLVGDLAGEYLVRVPSQIITFERFRSAYPDGEVLSQVTGVTRDYGLNPYWSGYDYYYGSYVGPGLFYGQYGYAGRILNVSTERTSKAYSYLLTRNEYVLNDIVAGQPVVIFNNGSTDYGLMDATGVFDRSFDGRVLEFKYEDGDFVDHQTGSRWNIMGHCVEGQYKGRRLDPLNYTDTLEETLETFEPGVEIYQPDGEIEEEW; via the coding sequence ATGGCTGCGCATGTCAAAAAGTATATTCTTGTTTTGGTTGTTGTCAGTGCGTTTTTATGCGTATTAATTACTGCGCGAAGTTATCAGAGCAAATACAGTTGGGCGTATGGCGAGGTCAATCTTGCCGGCTGGCGAACCAATGTGGACAAGTCAGTGATCGCGCTGGGGGAGCTGGTTCAGGTTGGCATAGGTAAGGAGAGCGAAACGGCCCTGCGTGATCCGTGGTTTGAGACTGCGGGCAGCGCATCTTTCTGGGTGGAGGATACCGAGCCCGTTCTTGTCACATCAATTGGAGATACAGCAAAGGCGTATCCGCTGCAAATCCTGGTCTGGCACCAGATCGTGAATGATGAGATAAATGGTGTCAACATCGCAGTTACCTACTGTCCATTGTGCAGTACAGCGGTGGTTTATGGGCGTGATCTTAACGATTCAGTTTACGATTTTTATGTTTCCGGATTTGTTCGCTACGGTAATTTTGTAATGTATGACGACAGCACGGAAACACTTTGGCAGCAGTACACCGGCCAGGGTCTTGTGGGTGATCTTGCGGGGGAGTACCTGGTCCGGGTTCCTTCGCAGATCATAACATTTGAGCGATTTCGCAGTGCGTATCCGGATGGTGAGGTCTTGTCGCAGGTTACAGGCGTCACACGCGATTACGGCCTGAACCCATACTGGTCGGGATATGATTATTACTACGGCTCTTATGTTGGGCCGGGCTTATTCTATGGACAGTATGGTTACGCTGGACGTATTTTGAACGTGTCCACAGAGCGGACCAGTAAAGCATATTCTTATCTTCTTACCCGTAACGAGTATGTCTTGAATGATATCGTTGCAGGTCAGCCAGTCGTTATTTTCAATAACGGGTCGACGGACTACGGGCTGATGGATGCTACCGGCGTGTTCGACCGCAGCTTTGATGGGCGGGTGCTGGAATTTAAGTATGAGGACGGAGACTTTGTCGATCATCAGACAGGCAGCAGATGGAACATTATGGGGCACTGTGTCGAGGGACAGTACAAGGGCCGACGTCTCGATCCGCTTAACTATACGGACACCCTTGAGGAAACTCTGGAAACGTTTGAACCTGGCGTAGAAATATACCAACCAGACGGTGAGATTGAAGAAGAATGGTAG
- the gltB gene encoding glutamate synthase large subunit has protein sequence MQQPHDQGLYRAENEHDACGIGAVANISGKKSHSIIEYGKEILENLHHRGAAGADEVTGDGAGILSQIPHKLFSAEAKKGGFELPNPGEYGVGMVFEPKDKASANECEKILEASVIRYGLKVLGWRDVPFDNSCLAELALVAEPKIRQVFVDGAGTEPEELERKFYMARKRTHRLVREQLGDDGQDFYICSMSARTICYKGMFMAWQLFTYYPDLADKRFESALAIVHQRYSTNTFPNWKLAQPFRMIAHNGEINTLSGNRNCAKARESRMRSDLFGDDLDDLRPILSESGSDSACFDNMLELLVRGGRSMPHSMMMMVPEAFGSEYHISRDKRAFYEYHAALMEPWDGPAAMLFTDGKFLGGTLDRNGLRPSRYLVTTDGLAVVASETGVVNFPTERIQQKGRLRPGKMFLIDTEQGRIVTDNEIKSKIARQKPYRRWLDENRIELRGLFDTPSLVDCDEQTLRERLRIFGYTREELSKIITPMAANGQEPIGSMGNDAPLAVLSDKPNLLFNYFKQRFAQVTNPPIDPLREGLVMSLMMFTGKRRNILEETPEHCHQLKLPHPILTNDDLNRLRNAHLKDFKTATVDAIFDANAENPEQSLRQGLEYLVDSAAKAVEEGACIVIISDVNASEQMAPIPSLLATSAVHHGLLKRGLRGDAGVFVETGEAREVMHFCLLTGYGANAVNPYAVFQTIHNLYKQGEFGEDIDPVNLANNYITAVKKGILKTMSKMGISTLRSYHMAQLFEAIGLNKGFLDEYFVGTSSTIEGVGLAQIAEETVKRHKKAFTKPEPGQLDIEFGGDYTYRRDGEHHLWNPTSVARLQHAVRFDDKKAYEEFAEEVNDQSRKLSTLRGLFELKTGDPIPLEEVEPASEIVKRFCTGAMSHGSISKEAHECMAIAMNRIGGMSNTGEGGEDPARYELDANGDDRNCAIKQIASGRFGVTINYLAHAKEIQIKMAQGAKPGEGGQLPGKKVTEEIAKMRFSTPGVTLISPPPHHDIYSIEDLAQLIYDLKCSNPGVKVSVKLVSEVGVGTVAAGVAKGNADEVLISGHDGGTGASPLSSIKHAGCPWEIGLAEAQQVLVINGLRDRIRVQVDGQMKTGRDVVIGALLGAEQFGFGTSVLVTMGCTLLRKCHEGTCTFGIATQNPDLRKRFAGTADCIVRYMHFVAEEVRSLMAQMGFREFDDMVGQVEKLRVKDAVDHYKAKGLDFSKVFYQPDVSDGRAIRRTTDQIVKIDDHIDWKIIEQAEDAIENKKKTTIELPIRNIDRTVGAILSNRIVKKHGPAGLPDDTLQIVCSGSAGQSFGAYLINGVTLKLLGDCNDYLGKSLSGGRIIVETPESPYLAHENIAAGNTILYGATTGEVFINGMAGERFAVRNSGATSVVEGVGDHGCEYMTGGTVVVLGQTGRNFAAGMSGGIAYVFDDMQLFDTLCNLDMVELETVWREEDKKVLRELIERHSVLTNSTRAQRILRGWVDMVGKFVKVIPIDYRKALEKMRANEQRDTEMTPATEEVFNG, from the coding sequence TTGCAGCAGCCACACGACCAGGGCCTTTACAGAGCTGAAAATGAACATGATGCCTGTGGAATAGGTGCAGTTGCCAACATCTCCGGCAAAAAAAGCCATTCCATCATTGAATACGGCAAGGAAATCCTTGAAAACCTTCACCACCGAGGCGCTGCAGGCGCAGATGAAGTAACCGGCGATGGCGCGGGGATACTCTCGCAGATTCCACATAAACTATTCTCAGCAGAAGCGAAAAAGGGCGGTTTTGAACTCCCCAACCCAGGCGAGTATGGAGTCGGCATGGTTTTTGAGCCCAAAGACAAGGCCTCGGCTAACGAATGTGAAAAGATACTGGAAGCATCCGTCATACGCTATGGTTTGAAGGTTTTGGGATGGCGCGATGTTCCATTTGATAACAGTTGCCTGGCCGAACTTGCACTTGTGGCCGAGCCGAAGATCCGCCAGGTATTTGTAGACGGAGCGGGAACTGAACCCGAAGAGCTCGAAAGAAAGTTCTACATGGCGCGAAAACGAACGCACAGACTCGTTCGTGAACAGTTGGGCGACGACGGCCAGGATTTCTATATCTGCAGCATGTCGGCCAGAACCATCTGCTATAAAGGCATGTTCATGGCCTGGCAGCTATTCACCTATTACCCCGATCTTGCCGACAAACGTTTTGAGTCCGCACTTGCGATCGTGCACCAGCGATACAGCACCAATACATTCCCCAACTGGAAGCTCGCACAGCCCTTCCGTATGATCGCTCACAATGGTGAGATAAACACGCTCAGCGGAAACCGCAATTGTGCGAAAGCTCGCGAGAGCAGGATGCGTTCCGATTTGTTCGGCGACGATCTCGACGATCTCAGGCCCATCCTGTCCGAGAGCGGAAGTGACTCGGCCTGCTTTGACAATATGCTCGAGCTGCTTGTTCGCGGCGGACGCAGCATGCCGCACTCGATGATGATGATGGTCCCCGAAGCGTTTGGCAGTGAATACCACATCAGCCGTGATAAACGCGCATTCTATGAATACCACGCGGCATTGATGGAGCCGTGGGACGGACCTGCAGCTATGCTGTTTACAGACGGCAAATTCCTCGGCGGTACGCTCGACCGCAACGGTCTTCGGCCGAGCAGATATCTGGTCACAACAGACGGTCTTGCCGTAGTCGCCAGTGAAACCGGCGTCGTAAACTTCCCTACCGAACGCATTCAGCAGAAAGGACGGCTCAGGCCTGGCAAGATGTTCCTGATCGATACCGAGCAGGGACGCATAGTCACCGACAACGAGATCAAGAGCAAGATAGCACGACAGAAGCCCTACAGACGCTGGCTCGACGAGAATAGGATCGAACTTAGAGGCCTGTTCGATACACCCTCACTGGTAGATTGTGACGAACAAACCCTCAGGGAAAGACTCCGTATCTTCGGTTATACTCGGGAGGAATTGAGCAAGATAATCACTCCAATGGCCGCCAACGGCCAGGAACCGATAGGCTCAATGGGTAATGACGCCCCCCTCGCGGTGCTTTCTGATAAGCCGAACCTTCTGTTCAACTACTTCAAGCAGCGGTTCGCTCAGGTGACTAACCCGCCCATCGATCCGCTCCGCGAAGGTCTGGTGATGAGCCTGATGATGTTCACTGGAAAAAGGCGAAACATCCTCGAAGAAACGCCCGAGCACTGCCATCAGCTTAAGCTACCCCACCCGATATTGACAAACGACGATCTGAACAGACTTCGCAACGCTCACCTGAAAGATTTTAAAACAGCGACCGTTGATGCGATCTTTGATGCAAATGCCGAGAATCCGGAACAAAGTCTGCGGCAGGGATTGGAATATCTTGTCGACTCGGCAGCAAAGGCGGTTGAGGAAGGCGCATGCATTGTAATTATCAGCGATGTAAACGCCAGCGAGCAAATGGCACCAATTCCCTCACTGCTGGCCACAAGCGCCGTCCATCACGGCCTGCTCAAACGCGGTCTGAGAGGTGATGCCGGCGTCTTCGTTGAAACGGGTGAAGCCCGCGAGGTCATGCACTTCTGCCTGCTGACCGGATACGGCGCTAACGCGGTCAATCCCTACGCTGTCTTCCAGACCATCCACAACCTCTATAAGCAAGGCGAATTCGGCGAAGACATCGATCCGGTGAACCTTGCGAACAACTACATCACGGCTGTGAAAAAGGGCATCCTCAAGACGATGAGCAAGATGGGTATCTCAACCCTTCGCAGCTATCATATGGCTCAATTGTTCGAAGCCATTGGCCTGAACAAAGGCTTTTTGGATGAATATTTTGTCGGAACCAGTTCGACCATTGAAGGCGTAGGTCTCGCTCAAATAGCAGAAGAAACTGTCAAAAGACACAAGAAGGCATTTACCAAACCGGAACCCGGCCAACTTGATATCGAGTTCGGCGGCGACTATACATACAGACGTGACGGTGAACACCATCTCTGGAACCCGACCAGCGTCGCACGTTTACAGCATGCTGTGAGATTCGATGACAAAAAAGCCTATGAGGAATTCGCCGAAGAGGTCAATGACCAGTCGCGTAAGCTGTCAACCCTTCGCGGCCTGTTCGAGCTCAAGACCGGTGATCCGATCCCGCTAGAGGAAGTTGAACCGGCAAGCGAGATCGTCAAGCGATTCTGTACTGGTGCAATGAGTCACGGTTCGATCAGCAAAGAGGCTCACGAGTGCATGGCGATCGCTATGAACCGCATCGGCGGAATGAGTAATACCGGTGAGGGCGGCGAGGACCCGGCAAGATATGAGCTGGACGCAAACGGCGATGACCGCAACTGCGCGATCAAGCAAATTGCAAGCGGCCGATTCGGAGTGACTATAAACTATCTGGCCCATGCAAAGGAGATCCAGATCAAGATGGCGCAGGGAGCCAAGCCCGGCGAAGGCGGACAGCTCCCCGGCAAGAAAGTCACCGAAGAGATCGCAAAGATGCGTTTTTCTACGCCAGGCGTTACACTGATTTCGCCGCCGCCCCACCATGACATTTATTCGATCGAAGACCTGGCACAGCTCATCTATGACCTCAAGTGCAGCAACCCGGGCGTGAAAGTTTCCGTCAAGCTCGTCTCCGAGGTCGGCGTCGGAACAGTCGCAGCAGGCGTCGCCAAGGGTAATGCTGACGAAGTTCTTATCAGCGGCCATGACGGTGGAACTGGCGCGAGCCCGCTTTCGTCGATCAAACATGCAGGCTGTCCCTGGGAGATCGGACTTGCCGAGGCGCAGCAGGTGCTGGTGATCAACGGCCTGCGGGACCGTATCAGGGTACAGGTTGACGGTCAGATGAAGACTGGACGAGATGTTGTTATCGGTGCACTTTTGGGCGCCGAGCAATTCGGTTTCGGTACTAGCGTACTGGTCACCATGGGATGTACCCTGCTGCGTAAATGTCATGAAGGAACATGCACCTTCGGTATTGCGACACAAAACCCGGACCTTCGTAAGCGGTTTGCCGGCACTGCCGATTGCATCGTCAGATATATGCACTTCGTCGCCGAAGAGGTTCGCTCATTGATGGCTCAGATGGGCTTCCGCGAATTCGACGATATGGTCGGACAAGTCGAAAAGCTGCGTGTGAAAGACGCCGTTGATCATTACAAGGCGAAGGGACTGGATTTCAGCAAGGTCTTCTATCAGCCTGACGTTTCCGACGGCCGGGCGATTAGAAGGACCACCGATCAGATCGTCAAGATCGACGACCACATCGACTGGAAGATCATCGAGCAGGCTGAAGATGCTATCGAAAATAAAAAGAAAACAACCATAGAGTTGCCGATACGTAACATTGACCGAACAGTCGGAGCGATACTCAGCAATCGAATTGTCAAAAAGCACGGTCCTGCCGGTCTGCCTGACGACACACTGCAGATCGTATGTTCCGGCTCTGCAGGCCAAAGCTTCGGCGCATATCTGATCAACGGAGTCACGCTCAAGCTGCTTGGCGACTGCAACGACTATCTGGGCAAGAGCCTATCAGGCGGCCGGATAATCGTTGAAACGCCAGAATCGCCCTACCTGGCTCATGAAAACATCGCGGCAGGTAATACAATTCTGTACGGTGCAACCACCGGCGAAGTATTCATCAACGGCATGGCCGGCGAACGTTTCGCGGTACGAAACAGCGGCGCCACATCGGTTGTCGAAGGTGTCGGCGACCACGGCTGTGAGTATATGACCGGCGGAACGGTCGTAGTACTCGGCCAGACCGGGCGCAACTTCGCAGCCGGTATGAGCGGTGGAATTGCATACGTCTTCGATGACATGCAGCTTTTCGATACGCTTTGCAACCTTGACATGGTTGAACTCGAAACGGTCTGGCGGGAAGAGGACAAGAAGGTCCTGCGTGAACTGATCGAAAGACATTCCGTGCTCACCAATTCCACTCGTGCCCAGCGAATACTTCGCGGCTGGGTCGACATGGTGGGCAAATTCGTCAAGGTCATTCCGATCGACTACAGAAAGGCACTCGAGAAAATGAGAGCGAACGAACAAAGAGATACTGAGATGACCCCTGCAACTGAGGAGGTTTTCAATGGCTGA
- a CDS encoding ammonium transporter: MLMKNWFPKSLAALGLILALCSNTALADSTSEAANVDLNLVTEQLQNNINIAWTCLAAFLVFFMQAGFAMVETGFTRAKNAVNIIMKNLMDFSIGSLAFFVVGFGLMFGASNGFWGASDFAMFNLPADDKDWSYTFLLFQTVFAGTAATIVSGAMAGRTKFKSYLIYSVFICGFIYPIFGSWAWGSLFNGGGWLEKLGFVDFAGSTVVHSLGGWLALAGAIVLGPRIGKYGPNGKSNAIMGHNITLAALGVFILWFGWFGFNPGSTTFGDGAIGRIALTTNLSAVAGAITAMATTWFITKKPDASMSLNGALAGLVAITAGCATVTPNGALWIGAISGVLVVLSVIFIDSVLKIDDPVGAVSVHGVCGMFGTLACGLFNAEGVIGTGDSTGLFYGGGIGQFFVQAAGAFACLAWAFVVGLAMFMLIKKTVGIRVTAEEELKGLDITEHGMESYSGFQIFSTT; the protein is encoded by the coding sequence ATGCTTATGAAAAACTGGTTTCCGAAAAGCCTTGCTGCTTTGGGGCTCATCTTGGCATTATGCAGCAATACAGCCCTGGCAGACAGTACAAGTGAAGCTGCCAACGTCGACCTGAATCTGGTTACAGAACAACTGCAGAATAACATCAACATAGCATGGACATGCCTGGCCGCTTTCCTGGTGTTCTTTATGCAGGCCGGTTTTGCCATGGTAGAGACAGGTTTCACTCGGGCAAAGAACGCCGTCAATATTATCATGAAAAATTTGATGGACTTCAGCATTGGCTCGCTGGCCTTTTTTGTAGTTGGATTCGGACTCATGTTCGGCGCTAGTAATGGTTTCTGGGGTGCCAGCGATTTCGCGATGTTCAACCTGCCGGCAGATGACAAGGACTGGAGCTACACTTTCCTGCTGTTCCAGACTGTCTTCGCAGGCACAGCGGCAACTATTGTTTCAGGTGCCATGGCCGGACGGACCAAGTTTAAATCGTATTTGATCTACAGCGTATTCATCTGCGGATTCATATATCCGATCTTTGGCTCATGGGCATGGGGCAGCCTGTTCAACGGCGGCGGCTGGCTTGAGAAACTGGGTTTCGTGGATTTCGCTGGATCAACCGTTGTCCACTCACTGGGCGGTTGGCTTGCACTTGCGGGCGCTATAGTCCTTGGACCGCGTATCGGCAAGTACGGACCTAACGGCAAATCCAACGCTATCATGGGACACAATATCACTTTGGCGGCACTGGGCGTATTCATCCTCTGGTTCGGCTGGTTCGGATTCAATCCGGGAAGCACGACCTTTGGAGATGGCGCTATCGGAAGGATAGCATTGACTACGAATCTCTCGGCTGTCGCCGGTGCGATCACCGCCATGGCAACAACCTGGTTTATCACCAAAAAACCCGATGCTTCCATGTCCCTCAATGGTGCTTTGGCCGGTCTGGTCGCAATCACAGCAGGCTGTGCAACCGTCACCCCTAACGGCGCATTGTGGATTGGAGCGATATCTGGTGTACTCGTGGTTCTCAGCGTAATCTTTATCGACAGTGTGCTGAAAATCGATGACCCGGTTGGTGCTGTATCCGTCCATGGCGTTTGCGGCATGTTCGGCACACTGGCATGCGGCCTGTTCAATGCCGAAGGTGTGATCGGCACAGGAGATAGCACAGGTCTTTTCTACGGGGGCGGGATCGGACAGTTTTTCGTGCAGGCAGCAGGCGCATTTGCATGCCTGGCATGGGCGTTCGTGGTCGGCCTTGCAATGTTCATGCTGATCAAAAAGACGGTTGGGATTCGCGTTACGGCTGAGGAAGAGCTCAAAGGACTGGATATCACTGAACACGGCATGGAATCCTACAGCGGCTTCCAGATATTCAGTACAACCTGA
- a CDS encoding P-II family nitrogen regulator has product MKLIIAYIQPHKLEEVKQELAKAEVAKMSVTNSLGCGAQQGYHESYRGVEFDVNLLKKVRLEIAVSQPYVEKTIDAIIKGAKTGEIGDGKIFILPLEDCIRVRTGERGREAIG; this is encoded by the coding sequence ATGAAACTCATCATTGCCTACATTCAGCCACACAAGCTCGAAGAAGTAAAACAGGAGCTAGCGAAAGCGGAAGTAGCTAAAATGTCAGTAACCAATTCCCTGGGCTGCGGAGCACAGCAGGGTTACCATGAAAGCTACCGCGGCGTTGAATTCGATGTAAATCTGCTTAAAAAGGTACGTCTTGAGATAGCTGTTTCACAACCCTATGTAGAGAAAACCATCGACGCCATCATAAAAGGTGCTAAAACCGGCGAGATCGGGGATGGCAAGATATTTATACTGCCCCTGGAAGACTGCATAAGGGTCAGAACCGGTGAACGCGGCAGAGAGGCGATAGGCTAG